CCTCTTTCTCTCAGATCCCCCAAAGGCACATGTAACCCATCATCTAAGACATGAAGGAGATGTCACCCTGAGGTGCTGGGCCCTGGGCTTCTATCCAGCTGAGATCTCCGTGACCTGGCAACGTGATGGGGAGGACCAGATTCAGGACATGGAGCTAGTGGAGACCAGGCCTGCAGgggatggaaccttccagaagtgggcGTCTGTGGTAGTACCTTCTGGAGAGGAGCAGAGACACACATGCCTTGTGCATCATGAGGGGTTGCCAGAGCCCCTGACCCTGAGATGGGGTAAGGAGGGGTGTGAGCACAGAGCCTGTTGTCAGGAAAAACAGGTGACCTGGAGACCCTGAGTGGGATCAGTGCTGAGCTGGGGCTTAGGGCCTCTCAACTCAATTCATTCTTCTCCACCCCTTTTTCCCAGAGCCATCTCCTCCGCCCAAGATTGGAATGAATATTGGTGTGGTTCTCCTTGGAGTTGTGGTCACTGGAGCTGTGACTGCCATTGTGATCATGAGGAAAAGTAAGAGTAGGGAAGGGATTGGTGTCTGAGGGTTTTGTCTCCATAGAGTTGAAGTCTTAGGTGGAAATGTGCTCATCTCCTGTTTTGTTATTGTGAGACATATCTATACAAGTGTACTTACCCAACCTGAGACTCTGTACTAGCACATTTATTCCAGGGCTATGGGGAACTCTAGGGCATCATTATCCTGCATCCCTATCAGTCCCTTTCTTTTCCCTGATGTGGTTTCTCAGATAACTTTTCCAGAAGTCAACTTTCCTCGTTCCATTTCCATTCCTTTAGCATATATCCCAGCCCTTGAGTTCTCTTTACACATTAGGGAAATACCCAGTTACAGTGTagaaaggaggcagagaccaAGTCCCTCACCACTTTCTCAAACATTCCTGCAGCTGGGCACCACATGAGTCCCTAGTTCCATCACTAATGACTACATGCTGGACGGTGACTCAGCACATGGTAATAAGGAAAGGCTAGAAGTGCATAGATTGCATTTGGGAAGGATGGCATTGTCACACACAGCTTCCAGGAGCAGCAGGGAAACTGTCACAGTGACCAGTTCCAGGGTGTCAGTGGTTCTCTGCCCAGTGGTCATATGTGGGACTTGATGTTGATGGGCCTATCAGAATTTAGTTTATTGGGTTTTCTAAGACAAAAGAATCTCCTATTCTCCagtatcacatataaaattattttatgtttaaatgatAAGACTTTAGATTTCACTATttctacctaaaaaaaaaaacaaatcagttCAGATAACAACCAATTAGAGACTTTCCTTATATAATTACTTCTTATGTCACTCATCTGAGGCTATACATACCCCATGGTAGAGAAAACAATATGCATTTCTGAACAGGCCAGCGAGTGATGATATAAtatcctcccttttctttcttgggcaacaacaaaataatgataacaataataataataatgcccaGGCAAGACCCTTCTTCTTCTTGTATACTGTTCTTACTAATAACATCAGTGGTCATGAACCATTTCCCAAGTATTCAGGCCTCTTTCTGCATCTGTCATTTAGATTGTTGAGTATGGAGCACAGGActtacttcctccttttttgtttgtttgtttatacagGGTCCTCCGCTGTacgccaggctggctttgaactcactgtgtagctgggaTGGTTActcttcactgtcaacttgactggatttagaatcccCTAGGAGATACCattctgggcatgtctatgagaaTGTTTTCAGAGGTGATAAATGAGAAGGGAGGACCCACTCTGAGTGGAAGTGGTGCTATCCCTTGGGCTAGGGCCAAGTCTGAATaaaaggaagagcaggagaaagCCAACTGAGAAGATCtccatcctctgcttcctgatccactGACGATTGAGGAGTCCCAGACACATGCTCCAGTGTCATGAACTCCACAGTGCCTTATGTTGAGATGGCCTGTCCCCTCCTAAATCGTGAATCAGAATAAACCTTTTTAAAGTTGTTTCTggggagttggggatttagctaagtggtagagcgcttgcctagcaagcacaaggccctgggttcggtcctcagctccagaaaaaacaaaaaaacaaaaaaaaacaaaaaacaaaaaaaaaaaaagccgggcggtggtggcgcacgcctttaatcccagcactcgggaggcagagccaggcggatctctgtgagttcgaggccagcctgggctaccaagtgagctccaggaaaggcgcaaagctacacagagaaaccctgtctcgaaaatcaaaaaaaaaaaaaaaaaaaaaaaagttgtttctgTCGGCCTTTTGTCACAACAATGTAACTAATACAGCgactcagactggccttgaagtcccGGAAACACTGTTGCCCAGTTTCTGAAATGTTGGGTATAGAGCCAAACACATCTAACCTTAGGGATGACTTAGCCATAAGTGAGGCTGATGTATTAAGTTTGAGGCTCCTTGTCTACATCCTTCTTGCTGTATTATCTGAACACCAGCAGTTTCTGCACCAAACACCCAGAGTCTCAGCTCTGCACCAAAAATTTCTGAATTTTGTGATGTCCAGGGTACTCTGGATAGAGCAAAGTCTGGGACTCTCTAGTTTTTTTAAACACAGCCCCAGAGCTGTGCCACCTGCTCCAGGTTTATGCTCTGATAACATCACTAAGTTCTGGGTCAGGACTcagtccttcctttctcttcttcagcTAATCACTCTGTTGGTGAATTATTCATCTCTAAGGTTATAAATATCATTTAATATCACTTCCCAAAGCTCCTTAGAGAGTTTTGAATCTAGATAGATTTCCACGAAggaaagaaagtaggaaatatgtggttgaagagatggctccatagttaaGAGTGCATGCTACTTTTACAGAAGccaagagttctgttctcagcCCCCACATTGGGTGCCTCATACCCACATGGAACCCatttccagggatccaactcctatggactccatgggcacctgcacttatgTTCAAAAACCCCACAAAGAATAATAcatgactaaaaataaaaatgaatataagaagcagacgcaggtaggcctgcggcggcggcccgcggaggtagacgggcccagcagcagcccgctgaggtagacgggcccagcggcgacagcctacagggatattcaggcccggaggcagccggcagagacattcaggcccagcggcggtccacagaggtagacaggcccggcggcaaagacaagcagacgcaggtaggcctgtggcggcggcctgtggaggaagacgggcccagcggcagcccgctgaggtagacgtacagcggctgacagggacattcaggcccagtggcggcccccagaggcagacagacccagcggcagctgacagggacatacaggcccggcgacggaccgcagaggtaaacaggcccagggacggagacaagcagacacagcttggaacagggacgcccctaaccccaacatctggggaagaagctatctccgtgggtcagaaccagaacgaatctgaacactccgtctgaggacaacccagggcccagctgctgatcctgtgaaacccaacaacttggaggtgttggtgagactaccctgctcagctgaaacccatctgggagaggattcagatgcctacagtttaaagtctgaagaaacaagatcagctgaggagttgacaaatgaacaaaaagtgacctgagaacacagaagaaggcgctacccagacaccaaaccagatcaccagaatcatatgtatataattcaccgatcgaaatcagctgcccctgaagaaatagcccaaaagcaccaatttaaccaagaacccctactaaaccaagactaaaaattagaacaagagaggcactctcagacacagacaccacctgcacctcacagaggaagagatgagtaggcgccagtgcaaaaatacaggcaacaacataaagacctacatggcaacatcagaacctagtgattctacacctgcaagacctaaacataccatgacagaagaaacagaagaaattaaccctaaaaatgacattaagaagatgatagaggcccttaaagaagaaataaaacattccctcaatgaggaaataaaaactttccttaaagaggaattgaaaaactaccttaaagaggaaataaaaactttccttaaagaggaaataaaaaactcccttaaagaggaaataaaaacttcccttaaagaggaaatgaaaaactccattaaagaggaaataaaaaactcccttaaagaaatggaagaaaaaacgaacaaaaaatgggaagaaatcaaagaaagccaagaaaaagcaattaaacagatgaaagaaacattccaagatctgaaaaatgaatttgagacaataaagaaaacacatgctgagggaatgctggaaatagaaatcctgacaaaacgaacaggaactacagaaacaagcataaccaaccgattgcaagaggtggaacagagaatctctgacactgaagacacgatagagaaaatagattcgtcagtcaaagaaaacaataaagacaaaaaagtcctaacacaaaacgtccaggaaatttgggacaccatgaaaagaccaaacctaagaataatagggatagaagaaggagaagaataccaactcaaaggcacagaaaatatattcaacaaaatcatagaagaaaactttcctaacctaaagaaagaaatacctatgaagatacaagaagcttacagaacaccgaataggctggatccaaaaaaaaagtcccctcgccacataataatcaaaacactaaacacacagaataaagaaaaaatattaagagctgcaaaggaaaaggaccaagtaacatataaaggcaaacccatcagaataacaccagactactcaatagagactatgaaagatagaagatcatggacaaacctcatgcagacactaagagaccatggatgccaacccagactattatacccagcaaaactcttaatcaccataggcggagtaaacaaaatattccaggataaaaccagatttaatcaatacctgtccacaaacccagccctacagaaagcactagaagggaaaattcaacccaaagaagctaaacacatccatgaaaaatcaagcaatagataatcctacaccaacatacaccacagaaggacaacacaacacaaccaaaaaaataacaggaattaacaatcactggtcattaatatccatcaatatcaatggtctcaactcacctataaaaagacacagactaacagaatggattagaaaacaggacccatccatatgctgcatacaagaaacacaccttaactccaaagacagacactacctccgagtaaagggctgggaaaaggttttccaagcaaatggacctaagaaacaagctggtgtagctatcctaatatctaataaaatagacttcaaactaaaatcaatcaaaagagaccaggatggacattacatattcatcacaggaaaaatccaccaagatgaagtttcgattctaaacatttatgctccaaatacaaaagcacccacattcataaaagaaacactactaaagtttaaaacgcacatcaaaccccacacattagtagtgggagattttaacacaccactctcaccaaaagatagatctaccagattgaaacttaacaaagaaataaaggacctaacagatgttatgactcaaatggacctaatagatatatacagaatattccatcctaacacaaaagaatataccttcttctcagcaccccatggaaccttctcaaaaattgaccacatgcttggacacaaaacaaatctcaacagatacaaaaaaattggaataacctcctgtattttatcagaccaccaagccttaaagttagaactcaataacaacaaaaattatagaaaacccacaaactcatggaaactgaacaatacccacctgaaacatcaatgggtcaaggaagaaataaagacagaaattaaagagttcctagaattcaatgaaaatgaaagtacaacatacccaaacttatgggacactatgaaagcagtgctaagaggaaaattcatagctctaaatgcacacataaagaagatggagcaatcccataccaatgaattaacagcacaactgaaagctctagaacaaaaagaaacaaactcacccaggagaaatagacgccaggaaataatcaaattgagggctgaaatcaacgaaatagaaaacaagagaacaatacaaaaaatcaatgaaacaaagagttggttctttgaaaaaatcaacaagatagacaaaccactagccaaattaaccaaaaggcaaagagagaacacccaaattcacaaaatcagaaatgaaaagggagacataacaacagacaatgaggaaatccagagaatcatcagatcatacttcaaaaacctgtactccacaaaaatggaaaaccaggaagaaatggacaattttctggataaataccaaataccaaaattaaatcaagaccagataaaccatttaaatagaccaataacccctaaagaaatagaaacagtcatcaaaagtctcccaactaaaaaaagcccaggaccagatggtttcagtgcagaattctacctgactttcaaagaagaactaataccaatcctcttcaaagtgttccacacaatagaaacagaaggaacactaccaaactctttttatgaggctacaattaccctgatacccaaaccacacaaagatgcaacaaagaaagagaactacagaccaatctccctcatgaacattgatgcaaaaatactcaacaaaatattggcaaaccgaatccaagaatacatcaaaacaatcatccatcacgaccaagtaggattcatcccagggatgcaaggatggttcaacatacggaaatcagtcaatgtaatacaccatataaacaaactgaaagaaaaaaaccacatgatcatctccctagatgctgaaaaagcctttgacaaaatacaacaccccttcatgataaaggtcttagaaagaataggaatacaaggaacatttctaaacataataaaagcaatttatagcaagccaacagcaaacatcaaattaaatggagagaaactcaaagcgataccactaaattcaggaacaagacaaggctgtccactctccccatatttattcaatatagtactagaagttctagctagagcaataagacaacaaaaggagatcaaagggatacaaattggcaaggaagaagtcaaactttcactatttgcagatgatatgatagtatacataagtgaccccaaaaactctaccagggaacttctacagctgataaactccttcagtaaagtggcaggatacaagatcaactcaaaaaaatcagtagccctcctatacacaaatgataaaagggctgagaaagaagtcaaagaaacatcaccctttacaatagccacaaataatataaaataccttgggataacactaactaaacaagtgaaagacctttttgataagaactttaaatctctaaagaaagaaattgaagaagatatcagaaaatggaaggatctcccatgctcatggataggtaggattaacatagtaaaaatggcaatcttaccaaaagcaatctacagattcaatgcaatccccatcaaaatcccaacacaattcttcacagacttggaaagaaaaatactcaactttatatggaaaaacaaaagacccaggatagctaaaagaatcctatacgataaagcaacccttggaggcatcaccatcccggacctcaaactctactatagagctatagtaataaaaacagcttggtactggtataaaaaccgacatacggaccaatggaatcgaattgaagaccctgacattaatccatgcacatatgaacacctggtttttgacaaaggagccaaaactatacaatggaacaaagaaagtatcttcaacaaatggtgctggcataactggatgtcaatatgtaaaagattacaaatagatccatatctgtcaccatgcacaaaactcaagtccaagtggatcaaagacctaaacataaatccagttacactaaacttaatagaaaagaagataggaagcactcttgaacgcattggcactggagaccatttcctaaataaaacaccgacagcacagaccctgagcacaaccattaataaatgggacctctcaaaactgagaagcttttgcagggcaaaagacacagtcaataagacaaaaagacagccaacagattgggaaaagatcttcaccaaccccacatctgacagaggattgatctccacaatatataaagaactcaagaaactagacatcaaagcactgaacagtccaattaaaaaatgggctaaagagctaaacagagaattcacaaaacaagaactacaaatggctgaaagacatttaaagaaatgctcaacatccttaatcatcagagaaatgcaaatcaaaacgactctgagataccaccttacacctgttagaatggctaagatcaaaaacaccaatgacaaccaatgttggagaggatgtggagcaaagggaacactcctccactgttggtgggaatgtaaacttgtacaaccactatggaaatcagtatggcggtttctcagaaaattaggaatcaaactacctcaagacccagccatcccactcttgggcatatacccaaagaatgctgatacataccataaagatacatgctcagctatgttcatagcagcactatttgtaatagccagaacctggaaacaacctagatgcccatcaacggaagaatggatgaaaaaaatgtggtacatatacacaatggagtactactcagcagagaaaaacaatgaaagcatgaaatttgcaggcaaatggatggaactagaaaatatcatcctgagtgaggtaacccaaacccagaaagacagttatggtatgtactcactcattggtggattctagatataaaatgaacaatcagaccacaacccatagaaccatagaggctatatatatatagcatggaggtccgtaggacgactgtggcatataataaatctcagttttactcaattattgaaaaaaaatagccaaatgaatggaaacacatgaactatgaaccaaagactgaggggctcccagctggatcaggccctctgaataggtgagacagttgattggcttgatcagtttgggaggcatttaggcagtgggaccaagtcctgtgctcattccatgagttggctgtttgaaacctggagcttatgcagagacacttggctcagtctgggaggaagggactggacctccctggactgagtctaccaagtcgatcacagtcctcgggggaggacttgtcctggaggagatgggaatggagggtgggctgggggtaaggggagggcgtgggaggggggagaataggggaacccatggctgatatgtagaactgaatggtattgtaaaataaaaaatatatatcacaaaaaaaaaaaataaataaagcggAGTgtgttcacaaaaaaaaaatgaatataaatattttttaaaagaataaagtaagAAGTTTGAGGTTTGGTCTGAGGTTATTGAACAGAAGCACTTCCTTATTACATTATTCAGTGACATTAAACAGATTTGATTGTGATTCAGAAACTAAAAAGGCATAGTGGATATTAAATGGGCCTGATGAAGGGCGTGGTGTTTTGAAATAGCCCTGGctactctggaactcactatgtataccaggcagacctgcctctgactcctgaattctgggattaaagtcataggCCACCACACCAACATGAAACAGGattgttcttaacctctgagccatcccaccagcccacctGTGCACTTTAATGTTTAAAGCTGAGCATCTTTCCTTtccagtgaaaagaaaaaaattacaatggaGAATGTCAGTTCCAAATAAATCCCTGTGAGTTCTGCTGAGTCTCCCATTGAGGAACAGGGGCTCAAGTCATCATTATGAgagaattttatttgaaaagtgtCATCTTAAACTGAAAGGATAGCTGTTAAACATCACAATTAAACATGCTGAAGGAGAAGCCATGTTGTCACAAAACATCTGTTTAACCCATGCAGACATCTCAGTTCCATCCTTTGCTGACCTTCAGTgccctcttttaatttttattaaacaagAGAAAGTACAGGGATTCATTTTGGTTAATTATAACTGTTCATATTCACATAGAAACAACAATGTAATCTTGGAGCATGCTATGCAGAAAGTAGGAAAAAGCTAGAATTCCATGCAGTATTTTACAGGGGCAGAGCAACCCTCCAGCAACCAGCATATTGAAAAGAGTTGATGGGTTTTCTTTCCCACACAGAGCACATGGAGGTGTTGATTCCACAGTCTGGGACAAGAATGGATAAAAATGAACTTAGAACAGAAAGGTGGAgattctttttgcattttttttgctcaaggtattttttaaaaaataggttgAAAACCATGGTCTTGAGAAAAGGAATCTCAAAAATACCCAAGTGAACACAAGAGGGACAGGGGAGAAATAAATATAACTCACTGCAGGGATtggagaaaataaagataaaataacattttttttttttttttttggttttttcgagacagggtttctctgtgtagctttgcgcctttcctggagctcacttggtagcccaggctggcctcgaactcacagagatccgcctggctctgcctcccgagtgctgggattaaaggcgtgcgccaccaatgcccggccaagataaaataacattttttaaaagactggaatcaattgttttttttttttatttttcacctccttcatcctcctctcctGTCTTCATCATCACCTTCATCCTCTTCACCTTCATCCTCATCCCCTTCTTCAGTATCTTCCcgtcctcctcttttcctcctccttcccattctCCTTCTTCATCAGTCCCCTGTTTTCTAAGCTACTGATTATGAGGGAAGGGGTCCTCCTAACATCTAACTAGATACATAGCAGTCTGGCACATAAGAAGAGAAATAGGGTCAGTAGAGACAGATAGTCATAATTTCTCTAACCAGAGAGTGGAAAAAGTCACACCACTGTCTTTAAAATTTCTGGTTCCTAATCTGCTTTAGCTGTGAGTAGTCTTGGGGTATAATTGAGATTGTTTTCCCACATGGCATATTCAACCCACATGGATTCACTGATCTTTAGGGGATATGTCCTCTCTTTTAAAGGCAAGTCAGTCACTGTTCCACTGACCTACTTTTTATGACATTTGTAAACATTTGAAACCAAATTCTGTGGTTCACACAGCAAAGGGAATTAGAT
This DNA window, taken from Peromyscus maniculatus bairdii isolate BWxNUB_F1_BW_parent chromosome 21, HU_Pman_BW_mat_3.1, whole genome shotgun sequence, encodes the following:
- the LOC102926386 gene encoding popy Class I histocompatibility antigen, A-1 alpha chain-like → MTCFFGCEIGPDGRLLRGYHDHGYDGKDYLTLNEDMSSWTAGDTSAQIAALKWKADGVAEFFRAFLEGRGIETLLRHLEIGKETLQRTDPPKAHVTHHLRHEGDVTLRCWALGFYPAEISVTWQRDGEDQIQDMELVETRPAGDGTFQKWASVVVPSGEEQRHTCLVHHEGLPEPLTLRWEPSPPPKIGMNIGVVLLGVVVTGAVTAIVIMRKRSSAVRQAGFELTV